A window of Benincasa hispida cultivar B227 chromosome 9, ASM972705v1, whole genome shotgun sequence genomic DNA:
ctgcttcaacctgaacaggtacattacaataaacctaattgattattttattcacatttttattgtatctGCTTTAacctcatatgttttcacattgatgAGTGACATCTTCCTGACaaggtgatgagacaattcgattttcagcaggatgtcccatcgccttgtaatactgaacccgtactgcattatattgacctaaggactagagattggtccgaaaaagttgcatatttggtagtgcgatgacaCTAtcatgcaaggtttattgcagtgggggtttctcttgaacagtttgacacaaaTGTCACTctagaatatattcattggtataataatatcacaaggcgctatgTCACTCGTTCGGtagcagctgtgggtcatctggtaaatgaatgaatattatctatttttttaatttaaatttattttaaatattgtctaattgttttataatttacagagatcgaacaacagtaaactccgtgaggttgcgaatgatccaaACCAGGTTCTtactatatgtagtgacaaccaaagctatatggaggaaattcattatatgtacgatatacctattattcctccaccagctcctagacgtaaaggacctgttcgggaagaggatgaatTTGATGAGGTTGNNNNNNNNNNNNNNNNNNNNNNNNNNNNNNNNNNNNNNNNNNNNNNNNNNNNNNNNNNNNNNNNNNNNNNNNNNNNNNNNNNNNNNNNNNNNNNNNNNNNNNNNNNNNNNNNNNNNNNNNNNNNNNNNNNNNNNNNNNNNNNNNNNNNNNNNNNNNNNNNNNNNNNNNNNNNNNNNNNNNNNNNNNNNNNNNNNNNNNNNNNNNNNNNNNNNNNNNNNNNNNNNNNNNNNNNNNNNNNNNNNNNNNNNNNNNNNNNNNNNNNNNNNNNNNNNNNNNNNNNNNNNNNNNNNNNNNNNNNNNNNNNNNNNNNNNNNNNNNNNNNNNNNNNNNNNNNNNNNNNNNNNNNNNNNNNNNNNNNNNNNNNNNNNNNNNNNNNNNNNNNNNNNNNNNNNNNNNNNNNNNNNNNNNNNNNNNNNNNNNNNNNNNNNNNNNNNNNNNNNNNNNNNNNNNNNNNNNNNNNNNNNNNNNNNNNNNNNNNNNNNNNNNNNNNNNNNNNNNNNNNNNNNNNNNNNNNNNNNNNNNNNNNNNNNNNNNNNNNNNNNNNNNNNNNNNNNNNNNNNNNNNNNNNNNNNNNNNNNNNNNNNNNNNNNNNNNNNNNNNNNNNNNNNNNNNNNNNNNNNNNNNNNNNNNNNNNNNNNNNNNNNNNNNNNNNNNNNNNNNNNNNNNNNNNNNNNNNNNNNNNNNNNNNNNNNNNNNNNNNNNNNNNNNNNNNNNNNNNNNNNNNNNNNNNNNNNNNNNNNNNNNNNNNNNNNNNNNNNNNNNNNNNNNNNNNNNNNNNNNNNNNNNNNNNNNNNNNNNNNNNNNNNNNNNNNNNNNNNNNNNNNNNNNNNNNNNNNNNNNNNNNNNNNNNNNNNNNNNNNNNNNNNNNNNNNNNNNNNNNNNNNNNNNNNNNNNNNNNNNNNNNNNNNNNNNNNNNNNNNNNNNNNNNNNNNNNNNNNNNNNNNNNNNNNNNNNNNNNNNNNNNNNNNNNNNNNNNNNNNNNNNNNNNNNNNNNNNNNNNNNNNNNNNNNNNNNNNNNNNNNNNNNNNNNNNNNNNNNNNNNNNNNNNNNNNNNNNNNNNNNNNNNNNNNNNNNNNNNNNNNNNNNNNNNNNNNNNNNNNNNNNNNNNNNNNNNNNNNNNNNNNNNNNNNNNNNNNNNNNNNNNNNNNNNNNNNNNNNNNNNNNNNNNNNNNNNNNNNNNNNNNNNNNNNNNNNNNNNNNNNNNNNNNNNNNNNNNNNNNNNNNNNNNNNNNNNNNNNNNNNNNNNNNNNNNNNNNNNNNNNNNNNNNNNNNNNNNNNNNNNNNNNNNNNNNNNNNNNNNNNNNNNNNNNNNNNNNNNNNNNNNNNNNNNNNNNNNNNNNNNNNNNNNNNNNNNNNNNNNNNNNNNNNNNNNNNNNNNNNNNNNNNNNNNNNNNNNNNNNNNNNNNNNNNNNNNNNNNNNNNNNNNNNNNNNNNNNNNNNNNNNNNNNNNNNNNNNNNNNNNNNNNNNNNNNNNNNNNNNNNNNNNNNNNNNNNNNNNNNNNNNNNNNNNNNNNNNNNNNNNNNNNNNNNNNNNNNNNNNNNNNNNNNNNNNNNNNNNNNNNNNNNNNNNNNNNNNNNNNNNNNNNNNNNNNNNNNNNNNNNNNNNNNNNNNNNNNNNNNNNNNNNNNNNNNNNNNNNNNNNNNNNNNNNNNNNNNNNNNNNNNNNNNNNNNNNNNNNNNNNNNNNNNNNNNNNNNNNNNNNNNNNNNNNNNNNNNNNNNNNNNNNNNNNNNNNNNNNNNNNNNNNNNNNNNNNNNNNNNNNNNNNNNNNNNNNNNNNNNNNNNNNNNNNNNNNNNNNNNNNNNNNNNNNNNNNNNNNNNNNNNNNNNNNNNNNNNNNNNNNNNNNNNNNNNNNNNNNNNNNNNNNNNNNNNNNNNNNNNNNNNNNNNNNNNNNNNNNNNNNNNNNNNNNNNNNNNNNNNNNNNNNNNNNNNNNNNNNNNNNNNNNNNNNNNNNNNNNNNNNNNNNNNNNNNNNNNNNNNNNNNNNNNNNNNNNNNNNNNNNNNNNNNNNNNNNNNNNNNNNNNNNNNNNNNNNNNNNNNNNNNNNNNNNNNNNNNNNNNNNNNNNNNNNNNNNNNNNNNNNNNNNNNNNNNNNNNNNNNNNNNNNNNNNNNNNNNNNNNNNNNNNNNNNNNNNNNNNNNNNNNNNNNNNNNNNNNNNNNNNNNNNNNNNNNNNNNNNNNNNNNNNNNNNNNNNNNNNNNNNNNNNNNNNNNNNNNNNNNNNNNNNNNNNNNNNNNNNNNNNNNNNNNNNNNCTCTCATAATCTcactctcgaatttgattgggaagttcagtggcaaaaagaaggagattcattagctcgttatttagtaagacttgctgagatgacagaatccataaaaattattcaacaagctttggaaggaattctagggggaccttatgaaaatttagaaatacgatcttttgatagaggaaggtctccggaatgataattaaaccgactcaataataatgttaggaagggtaaggtcgagggttcaaagttcgacgtacaaGTGAAAGGTCTCGAATTTttaaccctcgacttatttaaaaaaaaaaacaatatttttacaaatagtttgaaaacaacaatattttcttaaatagtttctaaaaagataatatctttttaattttctcataAAATTTTCCCACCCttatattaacaaaataaaactttgttataaaaatagttaaaatataaCTAATTCAATAAAGCTTTGAgtctaaatttttttgaaattagtTGAACTGTAACATGAAAGATAAAGACACTGGCttcatttttataatattttttttctaatattgcAACCAGCCCAATAAAttaatacttttccaaataaaaaatGCAGAGATATATTTAGTACCAATTTCTTCCGAAATAGGTGGGATCGTTGGGTATTGGATTAACATAAATAATCTTCTTTGGatgataattttcaaaaaggtcttttcttttgtatttttttaatgagggctttttgtaatttttagacagatttacttttttttttttttgtgcataattgtttttttaataattattcctttttatttatttatttattttcgttTTTATCATTGAGTTAATAATGGAGAGAGAAATTGTATTTATTacctaaaatatatttaatatttttaaaatggagagggaaattttgaaattttttcctttatttaatttaattggagagaaaaaatatatttaatgatattttattttctattttcgttggtttcactttttttttgAATTCATGGTTATTAAAATATACCTCAGAACATTTTGttaagtatttaaaaatattctaacaaaaatatgaaatataccacagtacataaattagagattgattCAATTCTTGACATAAATCACCATTTCGTTTTCTATGTTGGTCTTTTATATTGTGATTGATTCATGTTTGTTCAGTAATATATTCCATTGTTTATTTATAaacattctaaaaataaaatatactagtaaatatattttacatCTACTAAAGtattcatgattattttaaaatatatcttagaactcaaataattttttatatgtatgtcaatatattttattgtttatttgatgtATGTATCCCaagtattatgatatatatacacTTCTAATTAGGTATCGATATTTTGTTGGTTTGATATGTATGCTTCTAAATCAaaacaatatatgaaataaactagtaaaatggtaaaatggtaaaatatttttcaatataccaatgtatttttaaatatactagtaaaatgaattttttatatatataccatGATttagattcatggttatttttaaatataagttaTAACATTTGCTTTAGATGTTTGCAAATATGGTAAACAATGTATGAAATATACCAGTAAGATTGAAAacgaatatatataaattacaaaTGAAGTTAATGTTCAATATATATTCATGTATATGTCATGATAAAGAAAGTCtcaataaaaaattgaagatatatatcacagtatatatcgAAAAATCAccttatatattgaaaaataatatatatcacAGCACATATAAAAAACACCCTATATATTGAAAACAAACAATCACCATACGAcagtatgtatgtatgtatgtgtatatatatatataacccaTATGACAGTatatatcatagtatatatCTAAAAAAATCACCCTGTCGACCGTCATCATCCAGAACTTAACACAAATGGTTTATCCCTTGTTAGATATGTTCACCCCACGTCAGAAAAATAACCCCACACTGAATCTACTTGCCTAGACTGTCGTTGATGGTGGATGATAGTGGCAAGGTGGACGGACGCAGTGAGATAACAACGATGGCAAGGTGGACCAGCAAAGGGAGGTGGCGACGGTggcaaggtggatggagagagaggcagtgaagaagatgaagtgtgGGTTGGATATGAAAACATGAAAgagaaatgaaattattaaaaaaaaattattaatggaGGTGGATGAGATATGAAAAGTTTTTCcacttttacattttttaaaaaaaaaattttaatgcTTGAAGGGTTAATAGTAAAAGACCACTTATTTTCTTGAAAATATAAAGTTCACTATgacatttaagaaaaaaaatgaaaaattcaagATATAAGTATAATATTGGATTTATATGTAGAAACCCCTTCATTAATATTATCTCATTTCATTTTCAggtccaattttagttttaatgcTTTCAAAAGACCCATAAATTGATTAGAGAATTTCTTTTCAAAAgacttaattttatttaaatactttgataaaaatagattaaaatacaattaaaaactattttgagtgattgTCAAGCACttcgttatttttttaattaaaccctttaaaatatatttcaaacatatccctaatttttaaaaattaatttttatcaaagttaaaataataatttttaggtAAGAAAAATACATGGAAATATGTTTGTAAAATTTGTAATGAAAATcatgataataaaaaaattggaaaaaaatcaacaaacactagtaaatttaaaactaaaactgatttttttttttaaaaaaaaaaaagaaatagggagtacttttttttttttaggaaaatttaaaaaatagaccAATAAGAAAAGCTATctatacaaaatagtaaaatttaatctcTCTATAGATATCGATAAAGgttgataaaaatttattagtGTTTGATAGAAGTTGATAGAATTCTATTGTTGATACAATGTGATAGGCGGAGATATAAGTCTATTCgtatctatcaatattttttttcttttttttctattatttttataaatagtttgataataaaatattgtttttattgagtaaaaataaaaaatacattataattaaataataataaacgtTACATAATGGACAAAAGTGGTTCCAAACACGGCATACCTTATACATACGGTGGGTGGAATAGGAACGTGGCCATTGAAAATAATTCACACGTGGTACtcagaaaaaataaaaagaaaaaagtttttaCACGTGTGAAGTAGCTAGAGATCACGTGCCGCACGCAACTTTCCGACACATATACACACCATggtcaaaaattaaaaaaaaaatattaaaaagtcaTCTTTGAAGAATTTGTCAGGAGATGACTCGGTGCCTAACTTCTTCTTTTCCACCCACTcctccccccctccccccaaaAAAAACTACCGTCGACATCCCTGCCGCCGCGCCGGATTCACGTCGGCCGGTGATTTTGAGGCGTCGGAGAAGACCCATCAAAAActtccatataattaatattattatcattattactTCTCGATCCTCCACCATGTGGTTGTTGAAAAAACGCCGCACCGGCGGCCGAATTACTCAACGAAAACATAAACGGTGGTTGCTGCAGCGGCGGTGGCTGGCTTTGGAATTGGAAAAGCGTCGGCTGCTGCGGCGGATCTTGGAGATGGTAGGCGGCGGCGGCCGGATCGAAAAGCGCTTGACAATTACCGGGGAAGCCGAATGTGGGAAAATTGTGGAGGTTATTATTGGCGTTGGAAGGGCCGCCGGTGAATTGCTGAACCATTGCTCGGAAATTTGCGGCGTCCGTGTTGAGNACCTTATTTTGAATTGGTCCTTTTttctaattgaaaatttaaaattgggtctatttcttttttctataaattgaaatttgacattttttttttttcatggcaagtttctaaataaaaaatatacacGTTCCataatctgtctcttatacacatctagatgtgtataagagacagtggtTGGGGTTCGTCTAGAGGCCCTGGACCGCTTTCGGACCGGCTTGACTCGGCTCCCATCTGGGTTCAAACCGGTTGAGGCTGGTGGGGTAGTGGCGGAGGAGACAGCGGCGGTGACGACGGTGGAATCAGAAACCGTATCGgagttattgtttgtattgacTTGATCATGATCGGAAAGATGAAAGGGCAGTTGAGTGTTTGAAAGGTTGTTTTGGTGATACATATGGAGCCATCGATTAGACATTTGGAAGAAAGAAGAGGAATACTTGAGAAGAGTGGTTTTGGTAAGACGaagaaagtatatatatatatatatatatataagacttGACAATTTGTaccctaattttatttttgaggtagattggattaaattttttatatttttgttgagtTAAGTTGATCTCGagatgttggataatttttttaaaatttttagtacTTTTGTTTTCGAGATAGAttggattaaattttttatatttttgtcgAGTTAAGTTGGGTCTCgagatgttgaataattttttaaaaacttttaataTTATGAAGTATTTGAAACGGtaaattgattattatagttggTGGATTATAATGATTAATATTTggggtgatttttttttttatagaaaattatAGACATTGtagcaaagaagaaaaagacgATGAGTAACATATAGTAAATACTGTGATAAAATagggttttgaaataatatttattatgtttaattGTAGGTTATGAATAACGTGAAGTTGACTATAATAACTCATTTCAACAACTTCTAGTTGGTATCTCAAACAATCCAAGATTTAGCtttatgtaaaattttaaatgtttttcttttagtatTGTTATCatgtttgtatttgtttaaagtttgtaatatatataatggatacttgacatttaatatatgtgatttatgagtttttttttttttttttttttttttttttttttttttttttaacaatacgttaaagttgaaaaatcaaaatcatgAATTTTATGACATCTTAGTTAAGCCATGATTCAACGATTTAACTCAACCTAACTCAAATCGTAAGCATAAGATTGGAGATCTCGGTAGAtaaatcatataaaatacaaaattatatcagaaaaaatgaaaacaattaactaatataaaatttgatattataaactcaattattttgttaaattaaaataggtattatatgatatataatggcaatgtaaaatttagaattaatttaaaaaaaaattaaatccaacTGGACTGGAATAGGAATAGACCCAAAATGAAGGTGTGAAAGGGGGAATAAAATGAGACCATGAGAGATGTCACGTGGGGGCTGCTGGTGGTGTTGGATTGTTTCAAAGCTTCTGGAGAAGAAtggaataataaataaaagacaaaaaagaaaaaaaaaaagtagtaagTAAATTTTGTTGTTGCTACTGTGGACTGCATGCTTCCTCGAAACCTGCTGCAATTCTAATCCTCTAATGTCATTGTCAACCTTCTCCATTgccaatttcttcttcttctttgggccccaatttacctttttctttttctttttctttttttaaaaaataatatttaggtTGGAAacttataataaattataaatttggccCGAATTAAAATTCTCTTCTTATAACTCTTTCCTCACTTTTGAGGTTAactcttttttaattataagaacaaaatttataattcaattgttaaaatataatttattaagaataattattttaaatgataaatttgttagaaatatttacaaatataacaaaatattattgtcTACCAGTGATGGACACTGATAGATATCGATTAGTGTCAGTGATAGATCTCTATCggtgtctatcactaatagattgtgatattttgctatatttgtaaataaattgtcTTATTTTTTctgtatttgaaaataacctaTTTATTAACGTTTTGGTTTTATTtaagataattgttttaaagagttgaaaatattttcaaatataacaaaatgttactgtatattagtgatagatcgTGGTAGACATCTATCAAATGTTTAGATGTTTATCATGGTATATCGctgatagatagtgacattttgctatatttatgtataaattagttcatttttatatatttaaaaataacccttTTGTTATGCTTTATACAAAATTTagtcaagttttttttaaaaaaaatatgttgtcAATTCGACATAtggtattttatttaaataatttagattataaaaaaatcaaataattggAAAGACTAGATCTAAGAATTAGTCCATATTTAGGATATGTATTTTTAACAAAGTCCCAAATTTagtcttatttatttatttatattattttttaaataaggaATAGCATGCATTAGCTTTTCCATTaatgaaaatatcaaaattaaatttagacaaTTAAAATTACGATACTAAGATgatattttagagaaaaaaatattttttcactCCTCGAATTTGAAGTAAGATACGCATTTagtcctaaacttttaaatgggccattttaatctatagttttaacaaATAGGTATAAAAACTccttactaaattaattatgcattttttaaaatctttattACTAATATGTCATCTCATAATTTGGAGATGACATATTTAGAATTTGGAGTccataatttttatcaaaatttcttGGTCGTTCGAATGTTAGCATTGTTTCTAATGTCTTCTTTTGTTTATCCCATTCATTTTCTTTGTTCTGAATTAGGTTCTCTTAATACTATTCCTAATCACACATCCTTGCTTTTTCATAGTTAGTTATTGATGTTGAATGTATTGGGATATATCCTTGGATTTGAGCTCCAAGTAATATGTTTGGTGATGCTTCACGATTCACCTAAATCTCGGAATTTGAAAGGTGATAGTCAATTTGGTTTTGTCGGTTTTAAGGTCAACCAAGAACAAAACGAAACTAATCGATTTTACAAATAAGAGATCCAACCAATATCTAATAAAAGAACAAAACCATTGGATTAGTTTTATTTGAATCGGTTTATTATATGTTTGGTTCTCAATTTTtggtattttctttcttttctttcaatttttatttttattaccaccTTATTTTGAATTGGTCCTTTTttctaattgaaaatttaaaattgggtctatttcttttttctataaattgaaatttgacattttttttttttacacttttctaaataaaaaaacgtACATGTCCATAATaattggttttcttttttaaaaaaacaacaaatatacctgtatcataataattaaaatactaaaagataGTTTACTTTTAAGGGCATACATATCATTGGATTGGTTcgattttgatttgtttttctaataaaaaccGATCCAAACTcgtatttttttgttttctcaaAATACAAATTAAGATGTTcctttttatactaaaaaatcaaaccaaatcaTCGAATTCGTTTGGATGAGTTTGGTTCTTCGATTTTTCGATTTTTTGTTGCATTCCTACTTTGAAGCGAGGAAAATTAGAGTgagaaacatttgaatttaaagaagaGTGTGGGAATGAGAGGAAATCAGCCTGGAAGGAGAGAAGATGAAGACAGAAGAAGGAAGGAGAGGTGCGATAATaacatttctttttatttttttaatgaaaaaacgACAtattagtaataataataataataataaattcgtaATTATTTTAGTAggaccttttaaacctatttataGGAATCAAAACACActtttatgatatttttctcatattttaaagttcaaatGTAAATTAAAGTTATGATTGATGATTATCTtgtttaaactctaaactttaaaataataaactatattCATAAACTTTTGATTTGGTTTTAATAAATGCATATTATTAATCCATTATCTAATGATAGATGTGGCATGCCCTTTGGATTAACAAAATGCAactttacattaaaaaaaaaaaaatagtcaaaatatTGTTTGTAGTCGATGATTCTCTGTAATTTTAGagtttcaattttaacttttatacTTTAGTTCTTTGgagttaatttttattgaaattagttaaataataataataatttttatacaataaaatatattataaataataattttttaaaaaatgaatcaacGATAAATTAATAGTAGGaattagaatataagatttattgaaagatgatgaattaaaattgaacatataaaagtataagaattaaaattgaagaagTTTTGAAGTACAAAAACCAAAAGgtattttaacatatatatataaaaaaaagaaaatttttatagataaaaaaaaatatcaaaccgtttaaataaataataaaaaaaatattgataaatttctGTCAACGtctataaaaaaagattaaaattttactattttatataaataatttgttaaatttttttctattttttaaaattccctCTATATGTTCAACATCATAATTAttgttgttgattttgtttttggagCTTTGTGCATCACAATTTTTAATAAACTAGTCTTCTAAAGCTACATCTAGTCCAcacattttattaaatgatttataaaGTAGAATAAGTTCAATAACAttcaaaatagtttcaaaattCACATATATAAGCAAATCTGGACTTTGAATGAGGGAAAAGAGAAATATTTCAAGCTTGTGTAATTAATTTGTGGTCATCCATCTATGTTGAATCCAATTCATgcacaaatatta
This region includes:
- the LOC120086382 gene encoding VQ motif-containing protein 22-like, with protein sequence MSNRWLHMYHQNNLSNTQLPFHLSDHDQVNTNNNSDTVSDSTVVTAAVSSATTPPASTGLNPDGSRVKPVRKRSRASRRTPTTVLNTDAANFRAMVQQFTGGPSNANNNLHNFPTFGFPGNCQALFDPAAAAYHLQDPPQQPTLFQFQSQPPPLQQPPFMFSLSNSAAGAAFFQQPHGGGSRSNNDNNINYMEVFDGSSPTPQNHRPT